DNA from Plasmodium cynomolgi strain B DNA, chromosome 12, whole genome shotgun sequence:
AGTTTCAAGTAGTTGTAGTATCTgcacagaatttttttaatttctccattttgtgcgtcGGCACCATGTTTGTCGTTAACGCGGAGGGGGTTGCTCCCTTCCATGTGTTCCGCTTTGTGTTCCGTCCTGTGCTCCGTCTTGTAATCCGATTTCTGATCCGCTTTCTGATCCGCTTTATAACCCATCTTCTGATCCGTCCTCTGGTCCTCCTTCGGCGCGCTGCTGCACACCTGCCTTTTATTGCAGTTTGCGGAGAAGTCCTCACCGCCGCTGTAGCCTCCGCCGTAAACTCCGCCGTAACCGCCGCTGTAACCTCCGCCGTAACCTCCGCTGTAACCGCCGCTGTAACCGCCGCACCCGCCGCTGCTTCCGAGGGGGCGGTTGGAGAGCTCCCCCCCTTCATTTGAACAATTGGAGgcgctgtttttttccttttcttcattgttAGCCTTCTCATTTATGGtcttcacaaaatggaaattcgCAAAGTCCCTTTTATCTTTGCCGTAATGATTGTTCATATGGTTGGAAGGAGTTCCTTCGTTCGTCTTGCCCTTATTCTGTTCCTCCTTGGTAAGAGCGCGGTTTCCCCCATCTGCCGTCTTCGCGCTATTCACAGCACATTGTCTTATGTACGCATAACAGTAAAGGTTCAGTAGATAATCCTGaacgttcttttttttcttgtttaaattgttcaggtaatttttcaaagatTCGTAGTTGCCTTTGAAGCTCTTGGTGAGGTCTCCTATGTGTGCGATGTCTTGATAGATGCCTGCCTTGGTCTCCGCGATATTGGCGGTAGCTTGCTCCCCGTTGTGTATCCCACGTTGCTGCCCATCCTCAGCAAACCTGCCGTCCTTACAAAAAGGACTATCACTTTGGCTGCCACTTTGGATGCCACTTTGGATGCCCTTTTGGATGCCACTTGGGTTGCCAATTTggtccccattttggctgtCCCCGTCTTCCCCCCTGTGCTGgttcaaaatgtgcaaaacgCAATACGTgcatttttccaattctttCTTATCTACATGGGGAGGCTTGGAAGCATGCTGAAGGAGAAGCTCCTGGTATTTCCTAATAAGAGCAGAGGACTCATCATCATAAGTGTGGTTAAAGTTAAAGGGTAAATTAGGGGTTAACTTTTCCGTTTCTATGGGATCATCTTTATTCGCTTCGTTCGTTTCCACAGTGACTGCTTTGCAaggatttcctttttcctgtgTGGCAAGGTCATGATTGTAGCCACTTCCAAAATGGCTAGATGGTTCATTCTTAAAGCTGCTCAATTCGGTTAACTCGTTCTGTACTTGTGCATTCCTATTCACCATGTTGCATATCTCCTTTTCTGCATTGGTAGATATGGTAGGACAATTAGCGAAAAGGTTTTTCCCATAGTTTGAGAGGTCTCTGTTTTGGGGAGCTCTTTGTTGATCACCTTTTGCCTTATTCAGGCTAACCTGAGTTATGGCGTCTCTTTTGCTTGGCTTCTTCGACTTCTCGAATTCGATTTCGTTTTCGATTTCAGCGGTGTAGTGGCGGTCATATGGAGCTGTCCGCACATTGGAGTTGCTTCCATGGTGGTGCCTGTCCTCATCATACTGCCCCCCCGGCACACTCTGCACATCCTCCTCAGCGTGGCGATTATCAGCATGGCGATTATGAGCATGGCGATTATCAGTACGACGATTGTCAGCACGACGATTATCAACACGACGATTATCAGCACGACGATTATCAACACGACGATTATCAACACGACGATTATCAGCATGACGGTTATAACCATCGGCGTTATCTTCATCATCCTCGTTGGCCACACGCTGGTCTTCCTCTTTCCTTCCATACGTGACTCCCCTTTTGGAACACGCGCGAGAGCATACAGGCAATAATCCCCCCTTATCCTGTTTTCCATTCCTATCCTCTGCTGGAATTTTATTAggctcatttttatttccgttCATGTATTGCTTATTAACGCacttaataaaatttgtcaAAACGTTTCTGTCTATTATGTCTTTTATGTTGTGCGTCCGTTTGGTTGGAACactgaagtttttttttttcgggggttctccttttttgttggtGCTGCTCTCCTCTGCGCGAGGTTGCGTTCCGTTTAGGTTAACCCTGTCAATGATGTCTTCGACGTGATCGTAGGGGGGGTTTCCGGGGATGCCTCGGCTGTCTCGGTTGTCCGGATTGTCCCGGTTATCTACGTAGTCTCCGTCGTCTCTGTTGCCTTGACCGCCTTGAATACCTGTACCGACTTGAATACCTGTACCGCCTTGAACACCTGTACCGACTTGAATACCTGTACCGCCTTGAATACCTGTACTGCCTTCAGTACCTGCACCGCCTTGGTTGTCACCGCTTCCTCCGTtgccccttcttcttcctcggCTCCCCCCCCGCCGACACTGCAGCTGCTGCTACTGCGGGGGCCCTTCTTCACACCACCTGCGCTCTCCTTGCACGTCTGCTCGCCATTTCTTCTGAGTGGCCTTTCCAAATAAACGTCTCGttttattcttttccttACGTGCGGAACGCTTCCAATATTATTGCCATCACTCCCACTGCTGGGAGTGCGCCTGCTTCgattcttccccctttgcctGCACTTCCTTtcgctccttttttcgttaccCATGAGACCCGAATTCTGTTTATCCACAGGGGTAGTATTAGTCCCCTTCGCAGTGGCATGCCTAAGTTGGTAGCAACCAACTGAGGATACAATTTGGAGATCCTTTTCAGCCATCTCGGGAGTCCCCCCCTGACTTGGGGTAAAATTTTGGTTGTACAGCTGATGGGTCTCATTTTGTACCTCTCCTGTGCCTATTTCTCCTTTACctgcacatttttcattctttacGAGTTCTTTTGCTTCATTGCCTGCACAGTTGGGCAGATCCGTATCTGTGGtttctgcattttctttACCCCTGTTtagattttcctttttaatttgattgGACTCGAGATCGTCTCTTTTGGCAAGGGCTTCGTTAAGATACTCTGCATTTCTGAGGAACAACTGCAGATCGACGCGTAGTCgtctcatatttttaaacgttCCATGATTTGTGTCAGCTCCTTCTACATacgtgtttcttttttctacatCTACACAGGGttgatttattttgttgctttcctttccatttggctGATTCTTCTGTTTAACTCGTTTTGCATTACACGTTCTTGTTTTACCAAGCATAGTTTTCCCTTTACATTGCTTGCTTTTGCTATCCTTACTAgtctcttttattttttcttctgtaggTGCCATGTAGTTTAGTGTATGT
Protein-coding regions in this window:
- a CDS encoding hypothetical protein (putative); this translates as MIEQNQSVELLNPRKSGKEPPDERTCKERKVIRRIKNMSRTNSINYETVKGEIKINMNRKVKLVQSCTRKNYTNGSNVHTLNYMAPTEEKIKETSKDSKSKQCKGKTMLGKTRTCNAKRVKQKNQPNGKESNKINQPCVDVEKRNTYVEGADTNHGTFKNMRRLRVDLQLFLRNAEYLNEALAKRDDLESNQIKKENLNRGKENAETTDTDLPNCAGNEAKELVKNEKCAGKGEIGTGEVQNETHQLYNQNFTPSQGGTPEMAEKDLQIVSSVGCYQLRHATAKGTNTTPVDKQNSGLMGNEKRSERKCRQRGKNRSRRTPSSGSDGNNIGSVPHVRKRIKRDVYLERPLRRNGEQTCKESAGGVKKGPRSSSSCSVGGGGAEEEEGATEEAVTTKAVQVLKAVQVFKAVQVFKSVQVFKAVQVFKDDGDYVDNRDNPDNRDSRGIPGNPPYDHVEDIIDRVNLNGTQPRAEESSTNKKGEPPKKKNFSVPTKRTHNIKDIIDRNVLTNFIKCVNKQYMNGNKNEPNKIPAEDRNGKQDKGGLLPVCSRACSKRGVTYGRKEEDQRVANEDDEDNADGYNRHADNRRVDNRRVDNRRADNRRVDNRRADNRRTDNRHAHNRHADNRHAEEDVQSVPGGQYDEDRHHHGSNSNVRTAPYDRHYTAEIENEIEFEKSKKPSKRDAITQVSLNKAKGDQQRAPQNRDLSNYGKNLFANCPTISTNAEKEICNMVNRNAQVQNELTELSSFKNEPSSHFGSGYNHDLATQEKGNPCKAVTVETNEANKDDPIETEKLTPNLPFNFNHTYDDESSALIRKYQELLLQHASKPPHVDKKELEKCTYCVLHILNQHRGEDGDSQNGDQIGNPSGIQKGIQSGIQSGSQSDSPFCKDGRFAEDGQQRGIHNGEQATANIAETKAGIYQDIAHIGDLTKSFKGNYESLKNYLNNLNKKKKNVQDYLLNLYCYAYIRQCAVNSAKTADGGNRALTKEEQNKGKTNEGTPSNHMNNHYGKDKRDFANFHFVKTINEKANNEEKEKNSASNCSNEGGELSNRPLGSSGGCGGYSGGYSGGYGGGYSGGYGGVYGGGYSGGEDFSANCNKRQVCSSAPKEDQRTDQKMGYKADQKADQKSDYKTEHRTEHKAEHMEGSNPLRVNDKHGADAQNGEIKKILCRYYNYLKLKNYIIPYNMYNNSRGVAKKKSSPRGGRANNELDKNEESNDNGTHNHRHATLEEDLINISYNFITEHRGPNKNLTYDHFCNFHRREFLKKRTSNILNRTDEDVTKKWDKPKLPCSDYSTRLLRSYTYDGHHSMNAYKKKNNGSHFYLFKYLLENLNREELQKLMLCQCCYVLKKIENKMTPLDVILDTQILFHDCNRYFKNQGWLDNSEIFQDRTKLQTDRTKLEADRTKRETDRTKLQTDRTKLETNNLEKDSLAASRTNLGGSLQFSALHRNELAELHIGVGTNGGRTQNRRAAPTQANPSEVTHHANSSSGSGVGSGVGSGVGSGNGSGTGSGTGSGSTNNCLTNKGHTATSRSNRSSVHFYNFENHEVSMTSTTASMSWQGKGFANEKNRNQTKCNEKCKRKNDKGRNNQLAGKAEKENKEKVKRCQKVRGSIDRSKFESALFKIASRKLRDLQRQGKSIYTRAKRMADDQQKATPE